Within Topomyia yanbarensis strain Yona2022 chromosome 2, ASM3024719v1, whole genome shotgun sequence, the genomic segment AGATACTTTCGCGTATCCACTAATAACTCGAAATCAAAACTACACAAAGTTCATTTGGCAGTCGGAGTGAGAAATGTTGCCAGAACTTCGgtcaaaattagttttttttttgccgtGGTTGCAATAATCATTTTGTGGTTTTAAACCTTTTAAAAGTTATGATGGAACAGGTATAAGGGAAATTCCCATGGGATCACACTAGCAAACTAAAGTAATATTGGGATGAAATTCAACAACAGCCAATTGAAGCATTGcatcaatcatttcaaatttggaaGATGGTGGACATCGATCAGGAATTTTATGGGGAATACCTGTGAAATTAACTGTGAACATTGGCAAGGTCTCCTAGGACCGTCCTAGGTGGCGAATGTGATCAAAGCGACTACTGGACTGTAAATCTATGTAATTTAAAACCAATTTCGTTTTGCATCATCTAGGTACCATGGTGGttccagtttatatggggattTACTGTATTACCGCTCTTATCAtccagtaactccggaactggataTCGTatcagaaataaatttaatagcaaccgatgcctttcatttgagactaagtttgagaaaatcggttcggttatcttcgagtaaccgatgtgcgatTGATGGTaacgtacatacacacatacacactcatAAGCACTCACACATTTGATGAACTCTACGAATTGAGTCGAACGTGTGAGGTGAAGACTTAATTACCTAGTACCTTACCCCTCGCTAATGTTGCTTATgcccagtaaacgaaatggcgGACAGGCAggttaaactagatgctggcgatcggtaggctattgaatCGTTGTTCTAGGCTATctgccgtaacttgccgtttactgtaaaagtagtgtgggtgGCCAGTCCCGTGAAAACTGCttgttgcctgaagctgccaccaaatgccagtagcgctagctacgtttcaaacgttcaaggtctgttcacatgaactgtataacactgtttaaaagttggaatcaaaacaagtaattaataacaatatatgagaatTCACGCTTTCTCTTGCATCGTTTCTTCTCCACAAAATCCGAACGCTTTTATAACCTGAGTACcagttaagcacatcaaaatgaagtttgtttgcattcgaaaagtttcaggtcgagttaacaacattggctcgtagcaatgtgaacgctgcttaaagcgcgttcgctgtcatttttgacaactaaccgagccagaaagccagcttatgttggcttcactcatttttcaaagaaacgccaaaacattcaccctcttgcTTATGGCATACTTGATGTGTTGGCAGCACTACCATTGCGCAGTGGATGTCAAATATGCTCAGGGATTCCAGGTGCACAGATTtatctgtgtttcacagattttcaatatgaAGCACAGATTGCAAAAgctgcacagatttccacagttttctgttttaacgcacagatttccacagcttTCTTCTAGAATGAACAGATTAGCAcagatttctaaatttttacctTGCGCTTAATTTTTGACTCGCGcaataaccaaaaaaaaggTCACCACTTCTTGTTTTCAGCCAAATTTGTACGTTTTCCGTGACACAGATAGACACAGAATTTTAAATGAGCCGCGCACAGATTTTTCAAAGTATCACCTGGCATCTATGCTTGTCACAGTCCATCTTCATCCTTGTTGTGCAGCAGCCGTCCGTAGAGGTTAGTTGTATCGAGAGACATGGGATTTGTGTCCGAAGTCATTGGATTTCACAGAACGGTATGAATTTCGGCCCTTCAGGCCACTGTTAAGCAATCGATTTTCagtgtgattgcataacctttctataagaTAAAGGAAAAATGTTTTGCATGGAAATTTCACTCGTGATCGCATTCTTTTACTCAACTCCGGAACCAATACTTCGTTCAAATAAAATTCAGTAGCAATCAATGTGAATACTATCcccttcatttaagactaagaatgTGAGAATCGAGTCAGCAATATATGAAAAACAGATGTGAAACTAATTTTGGAACTTGGCCATTTCCTCGAATTTCTGGGATCCACAACAGTTCTTAATGTGAtcaaagagactttgatttACAATTAATGATCTGGACATTTCTAAgtagcagatgtgaattcactTCAGGAACTTAGCCACTTTCCCGGTTCCGCTGATGGGTTCTAAAGTGATTAAGGTGAGTTGGATTGGGAACCAGTGAGCTGAAACCATAAGTCGgatttgaatgaaattcaacagcagcctatgggaacgttgcacctttcattaggtttgagaaaattggttcggccatctccgactaaccgatgtgcatatttttggtcacatacatacatgcacacacatacatacgcacagacagacatttgccgagctctacgaactgagtcgatcAGATTAGCCATCGGAGAATAGTTTATAAAGTAAACAGGCTTGGATTTAGTGACTTTTTACTACTACTTTTACTACTCGATTGTACGACCTCTCCATTCCCTGTCAACTCTGGAGTACAATTTGACCATTGCACTGTATGaagccatgcataaatgacgtagcattttggggggtaggggggtatactaaatttgtgacgaagtgtgacgagggggaggatagggtcagaagttgcgcgacgtagcattaagattTTTTACGGGAATTAAAACCCATTGATTAGAACAATTTGATGTTCcgccattcccaagagaaataaatttaaattcacacaaattacttttcatgaaatttttacTGTGGTAAGTTTGcgtgtatgcggatttaacttgctacattagctagctaatcttgctaactagtagatttAGTTTGTTAGCTGAATTAAGCTttctcttcggattcaaccaaacaaaattcagtaattttgttgaatatatgcttcttagaatcatagGTAGATGCAGAATCGTTAACTGAGAGATCTTTTGTTCACgttccatgacatataaaactcaaaacaaaattattaacgcgaaatttgtcatgaaatgggcttattttgtttGCAATTTGCTATTAAAATGAAAAGGTAGATAAAAGTCatcaaacattttgtgaatacatgtatttaaaagaattgtaaaacatttttttttcatcccccgGTTGCGTTGGGATGGTGGGGGTGTCAGAAATGCTATGTTATTTAAAAGGGGGAGGTTAgagttttgtgacaaaatgctacgaggggggaggaagGGGTCGAAAAACGCCGAAAAATAGCTatgtcatttgtgtacggcccctatttAATTTAATGTGTTCGTTTTTACAATGCTGCCATCTATGTGTGTACATGGTAAATCATCAAAAGGAATATAGAAGTTTTATTGACGAATAGTGCAATAAAAAGCGAAGATTATGTTTCTTAGCTTACGTTTAAAAATATGGCCAGGGAGTACATTTACGTCTCGGCGAGTAAGCATTCTCACGGCGTGGATCAAAAATACAACCGCGAGTAATACTGATTAGCTGAATATTGACTTGTGTGCTCAAGCTACACGATAATCTTTAAGTACTCGGTATGAGATTTTGATTTAACACCTGTTCGGGACGGTCCCTAAATGACAAATTTTATTGGCATATCAGCTATCTGTGTCGTTGATTGTTTGTGAGTGcacattttattgatttgaacCTGTTTATATTATCTTGCCACTTAGGCGACTGGATAGCGATTGTCGTACATCTGGTCAAACACATCAATGGTGCAGCCGGTCCAGGTAGCAGTAAGCGGTTCAACGACACAGTAGCGAGTACGAACGGAACTGAGGAGGTGAAATGGGATCACCTACTCGAATACCTGAATTTGCAAGGCCTTCCGCACTACTTGATTTGGGCAATCACAGGTTCGTTCCTAATCTACTTCAGTGCTGGTGGGTTTATTCACGTGAGTAATATGATTGGGTGCTTAACGGAATATTTACAAACATATGAATTTCGTTTGATAGTGGTACTACTACACTAACCGACGTGACAGGCCTCATGAATGGAAGTGTCAGCCCGAGAAATTTATGGCACCCGAGTTGGAGCTACATGAGGTTTTCGTTGGATCGTTTTCTTTGCTGATAATGAGTTCTCTAAGCGGGATCCTCTCTTGCTATGCTATGAACAATGGCAAGCTTCTCACCTTGTACTATCGTTGGGATGAGTATGGTTGGTGGTGGTTCTTTGCTCAAATTATCGTTATCTTCTTGTATCAGGTAAGGATTACATTTATTATTTAGATGAATAGTTTTATAAGATTCTTTGTAGGATTACTTAACGTATTGGTTGCATCGGATATATCACTGGCCGTGGTTATACAAAAATTTCCACAAACTACATCACACCTACAAACAGCCAACTGCATTTTCTGTAACTGCGATTCATCCCTTcgaaattttgcacgtgcaGCTTACCATGCTATTACCGATATTTGTAATTCCAACACATTGGGGTATAATTTGCACAGTCGTCTAGGGCAAATTTAATACTTTTATTAAATTTCAGCTGCATTTTATTTCGTGGAAATTTACACATACGCTCATGGAATCCTGAATCACAGTGGAGTAAATATCAAATCATTTTGGTGGCAACCATGGCAACCGGATACAATGTTTCACGACAATCACCATCAGTACTTTCATGTAAATTTTGGTTTCAACATTTACATATGGGATGTACTGCACGGAACCTATCGTCGGAAGGATCGTATTTATTCGGAAGACATTTTCTTCGGAAAGGGCAAAAGCTTTGATCAAGTTTCCAAAGACCAGTTACTGAAGGATTTTGCTGAACGAAAGACGGAAAATCCTAGAGCATATCGGGAGAATGTGAATGAGTATGAATTTGGCGAAACTGAAATAAGTAAGCTAATTGAGGTTTCGAAAGATAAATGAATAGAATATGATTACAATGTAGTAGATTAGCACTTATCCTTAACTGTCATAAATagctcaaatgaatcaaattataaTAATATATGGCTTAGTATTTTAATCATAACTAGTAGAGTTTTACTTCCGAATACCACATTTAGGTATGTATGCTAAAGTCAATTACACGAAAGTCGTTCGCGATTAATTTTCGAACATTTTTATCGAACAACTTGAACTCTGGACAGGCAGCCATCGGGAGGGTTgcttctttttgcctttctcatatagaaaggatatgcaatcactctgaaaaccgattttccaaacgaggcccggagggccaggtctcatataccattcgactcagttcgttgaaattgacaaatgtctgtgtgtgtatgtgtgtgtgtgttttcaaaactcactcacttttatcagagatggctgaacagaatcgctcaaacttgatttcaaatgaaagctatAACGCTCTCATAAGCTGTTATTgtttttttgtcgatcggacttccggttccggagttacgagttggaGAGTGCGatcacccagcaaattcccatataaaatggtagcaccatgatgtccaaatggtgtaatacatattaaaaagggTGCAACATAACTCGAATTTGCGGgtttagatcactaatgatcattctaagcagctttgaccacattggccacctatgacggttcttgatgccccgggtaCTTTTCAAGTTCGTAAGTTAATCTCACACCTTTTTTTCTCAGGGAatttttgaccgattttcataaacttggtttcaaatgaaacatacaatactcccatggactgttattgaatttcattcgtatctgacatttggttccggagttacaggttatttattgcgaccacatagaaatttcccatataaaccggtaaaatcgtaatacttcaaaggataaaaatccatttctatttgcaagtctagatcactgatgtcccatcaaagattctttgaatataatgtccacTATTGTCAGTTCCGGAATTTTTGGGTTCCTGGccatattccagaattagtcacatcggtgatgactgaaccgattttcataaaccataTCTCAAATGGAGGGTATAATATGCTGTTGGGTGTTGCATACTCCATCAGCCCCCTCTCAACTTCCCCTCACACCATCTCTTTCTACATACCCGCCCCCCCCTCCCTCCCCTTTGTCCTATATTCTCTTCATCCGCCATATACATTTTCAGAGAATTTCGCCCCATAGCCATATATTATAAATGAATTTGGAGTCGCtcagctcaaatttgatatcgagaagatcagatcaattcatcttatagtgataaattgattctgtcacattttatgatataagttttgccaatagttggtaataaatttcgtatttattaccaactattggcagaacataaaaaaattatctgatTTCATTGTCGTCTATTCGGTCCTTGCGGATTAGATTTCAACGTACTTTAGTGAACtgtaactttttgcctttctcaatagaaaggtattgcaattgctctgaaaaccgactttttaacggaggcccggagggccgagtgacatataccattcgattcagttcgtcgagttcggcaaatgtctgtgtgtgtgtatgtatgtgtgtgtgtatgtatgtgtgtgtgtatgtgcgtctgtgtgtgtgtacgcgaacacaatctcactcacttttctcagagatggatgaaccgatttttacaaacttagtcccaaatgaaaggtgcaacgttcccataggctgctattgaatttctaatggatccgacttccggttccggaattacagggtgatgagtacgatcacgcagaaaacgtcgaatttaagaaattctgcaatgaatgtataatggtgaaaatttttccaaaatgtgaccacaactgcttcgatttgtagtactaggtcattaacagccattcaaagtctctttggtcacattggccaccatcatcggttccggaagccccggcggaagtatccaaattcagactaacagtcacatcggtttctcggagatggctagaccgattcgactaaacttggcctcaaatgaaaggtattgcgtccccgtaaatggctatttaatttcatcccgatccgacttccggttccggagttgtggcgtgcgatcacatagcaaattgtgattcaaaccgataccccgatgggagcaaaaaaggtaaaaatttcgctaaaatgtctctcaaataacttaactttgcagttctaggtcaccgacggccaaacaaactttcgttgactacattgaccaccatagacggttccggaagtgcccgggaaaagcggccatctttcataactagcaaactcatatcagtttctcggaaatggttgggccgattttcacaaacttagtcccaaatgatagctatattatccccacagatgtctgtaacatttcgcacggaccgcttgtatggttccggaaatatagactgaacggtccggtcacacatgaaattcccatataagccggaactcaattttttttttcaaaggggggaccccatgaaatttcagaaatcgaattcgtatttttgatgccaaacatctttaaaatgcatgaaacgtcgagattttatgttatctcgaaaaatttttttttatgaaaatcgactttttgggactttgccgatttcgcacctttttgcctttctcaatagaaaggtattgcaattgctctgaaaaccgacattttaacggaggcccggagggccgagtgacatataccattcgattcagttcgtcgagttcggcaaatgtctgtgtgtgtatgtatgtgtgtatgtatgtatgtgtgtgtgtatgtgtgtgtgtatgtgaccaaaaatgtcactcatttttctcaaagatggctgaaccgattttgacaaacttagtctcaaatgaaaggtgcaacgttcccataggctgctattgaatttctaatggatccgacttccggttccggaattacagggtgataagtacgaacacgcagaaaatgtcgattttaataaattctgcaatgaatgtataaaggcgaaaaattttccaaaatatgaccacaactgcttcgatttgtagtattaggtcactaacatccattcaaagtctatttggccacattggccaccatcctcggttccggaagccccggcggaagtatctaaattcagaataacagtcacatcggtttctcggagatggctagaccgattcgactaaacttggcctcaaatgaaaggtattgcgtccccgtaaatggctatttaatttcatcccgatccgacttccggttccggagttgtggcgtgcgatcacatagcaaattgtgattcaaaccgatactccgatgaaagcaaaaaaggtaaaaatttcgctaaaatgtctctcaaacaacttaaatttgctgttctaggtcaccgacggccaaccaaactttcgttgactacattgaccaccatagacggttccggaagtgcccgggaaaagcggccatctttcaaaatttacgaactcacatcagtttcccgaaaatggttgggccgattttcacaaacttagtcccaaatgatagctataatatccccatagatgtcaataaaatttcgcacggatcgcttgtatgggtccggaaatatagactaaatcgtccggtcacatatgaaattcccatataagccggaactcaaatttttttttcaaagcggggacctcatgaaatttcagaaatcgaattcgtatttttgatgccaaacatctttaaaatgcatgaaacgtcgagattttatgttatctcgaaaaatttttttttataagaatcgactttttgggactttgccgatttcgcaccttttttcagttcaatattaccatggctgttttttctttttcaaaattttcacattctcgtgattcatgattgagaaaggcacaattgcaccgctaggtggattaaaataggttttttactacaaattttatataagaTGATAGAATCTATCGACATTCTTACTATGACTTTCAGCTATCAACTCGGTatcgtttgttggttttaatcgacgattttattaattgtgtgtttaggctagcctcaattcggttgatttcttagctgtattttcgatataggtataacacttttttacattttaaagacatttaatTAGCTTGAGATTACTgggaaaagttttgaaaatttagagccatagtactcaaatgagagcAAGGATGCGAAGTACACAGATTGGAAAACTAGAAGTATCTTTAGAAAAAGCGCTTCTCTTATAATCTAGCCAAATATTAAAATGCGCCTTTCTACTACTTATGCGCAAATTAATAAGTATTGATGCCTCG encodes:
- the LOC131682677 gene encoding uncharacterized protein LOC131682677 isoform X2, translated to MSRAQIFQSITWHLCLSQSIFILVVQQPSVEVSCIERHGICVRSHWISQNGDWIAIVVHLVKHINGAAGPGSSKRFNDTVASTNGTEEVKWDHLLEYLNLQGLPHYLIWAITGSFLIYFSAGGFIHWYYYTNRRDRPHEWKCQPEKFMAPELELHEVFVGSFSLLIMSSLSGILSCYAMNNGKLLTLYYRWDEYGWWWFFAQIIVIFLYQDYLTYWLHRIYHWPWLYKNFHKLHHTYKQPTAFSVTAIHPFEILHVQLTMLLPIFVIPTHWAAFYFVEIYTYAHGILNHSGVNIKSFWWQPWQPDTMFHDNHHQYFHVNFGFNIYIWDVLHGTYRRKDRIYSEDIFFGKGKSFDQVSKDQLLKDFAERKTENPRAYRENVNEYEFGETEISKLIEVSKDK
- the LOC131682677 gene encoding uncharacterized protein LOC131682677 isoform X1 codes for the protein MFRAMNSNKYIEATKEFEKEECESKLFKNPMIEGVKWIERYAFIVDKFWIKLPEYMRNTLITFSVVLMASTIKGDWIAIVVHLVKHINGAAGPGSSKRFNDTVASTNGTEEVKWDHLLEYLNLQGLPHYLIWAITGSFLIYFSAGGFIHWYYYTNRRDRPHEWKCQPEKFMAPELELHEVFVGSFSLLIMSSLSGILSCYAMNNGKLLTLYYRWDEYGWWWFFAQIIVIFLYQDYLTYWLHRIYHWPWLYKNFHKLHHTYKQPTAFSVTAIHPFEILHVQLTMLLPIFVIPTHWAAFYFVEIYTYAHGILNHSGVNIKSFWWQPWQPDTMFHDNHHQYFHVNFGFNIYIWDVLHGTYRRKDRIYSEDIFFGKGKSFDQVSKDQLLKDFAERKTENPRAYRENVNEYEFGETEISKLIEVSKDK